In Pseudobacter ginsenosidimutans, the following are encoded in one genomic region:
- the rpmA gene encoding 50S ribosomal protein L27 codes for MAHKKGEGSVKNGRDSQSKRLGVKIFGGQPAISGNIIVRQRGTQYHPGKNVGVGKDFTLFALSDGVVEFRKTKEDKTVVSVVAMS; via the coding sequence ATGGCACATAAAAAAGGGGAAGGTAGCGTAAAGAATGGTCGTGACTCACAAAGCAAACGCCTTGGCGTTAAGATCTTCGGTGGTCAACCTGCTATCTCCGGTAACATCATCGTTCGTCAACGCGGTACTCAATACCATCCTGGAAAAAATGTTGGTGTTGGTAAAGACTTCACACTTTTCGCACTTAGCGACGGTGTTGTAGAATTCAGAAAGACGAAGGAAGATAAGACTGTAGTGAGCGTTGTAGCGATGTCTTAG
- the rplU gene encoding 50S ribosomal protein L21: protein MFAVVKIAGQQFKVQKDQTLYVPRVSGNSGDNVSFAEVLLTDSDGNVSVGGNVKATVKAEILEQVQGDKVIAFKMKRRKGFRKKHGHRTQYTKIKVTEIA, encoded by the coding sequence ATGTTCGCAGTTGTTAAAATCGCAGGCCAGCAATTCAAGGTTCAGAAGGACCAGACTTTATATGTTCCGCGCGTAAGTGGAAACTCTGGAGACAATGTGTCTTTCGCTGAAGTATTGCTGACAGATTCCGATGGAAATGTATCCGTGGGCGGTAATGTAAAGGCTACCGTTAAAGCCGAGATCCTGGAGCAAGTACAGGGAGATAAGGTGATCGCCTTCAAAATGAAAAGAAGGAAGGGCTTCCGCAAGAAGCATGGTCATCGCACTCAGTATACCAAGATCAAAGTAACTGAAATCGCATAA